The Spirosoma foliorum genome has a window encoding:
- a CDS encoding transketolase family protein produces MGEVSVVTDKKAHPSVDRANLDVFSNTLQELAATDKQILVVTSDSRGSGKLVPFGQKYPAQHIEIGIAEQNLVGVAAGLASTGKKVFAVSPACFLTARSFEQIKTDVAYSDNPVKLVGISAGVSYGALGSTHHSLHDFAALRAVHNLIIVAPADNFETEQAIRLAAETEHPIYLRFGKKAMPLLSEENQQFEFGKGRIVNEGDDLVLVATGETVYPALQAARQLESAHGIHATVVSMHTIKPLDYDLLATVATKGCPILTVEEHSVFGGLGEACASFLIQNGFRNKFKIMAIPDEYTVTGSQVEIFNHYGLSEDGIAEEALKLLQ; encoded by the coding sequence ATGGGAGAAGTGAGTGTAGTGACTGATAAAAAAGCCCATCCTAGCGTGGACCGGGCAAACCTGGATGTGTTTTCAAACACGTTACAGGAGCTGGCGGCTACCGATAAACAGATTCTGGTCGTGACCAGCGATTCGCGAGGATCGGGAAAGTTGGTGCCGTTCGGGCAGAAGTATCCGGCGCAGCATATCGAAATCGGGATCGCTGAACAGAATCTGGTCGGTGTGGCCGCCGGACTGGCGTCTACGGGTAAAAAAGTTTTTGCCGTTTCGCCTGCCTGTTTTCTGACGGCCCGGTCGTTCGAGCAAATCAAAACCGACGTTGCTTACTCGGATAATCCAGTAAAACTGGTGGGTATCAGTGCCGGAGTGAGTTATGGTGCCTTGGGTTCTACCCACCACAGTCTGCACGATTTTGCAGCACTTCGGGCCGTGCATAATCTGATCATCGTAGCCCCTGCGGATAACTTCGAAACCGAGCAAGCTATTCGTCTGGCTGCCGAAACCGAGCATCCGATCTATCTTCGATTCGGTAAAAAAGCGATGCCACTCTTATCTGAAGAGAACCAGCAATTTGAATTTGGCAAAGGTCGAATTGTGAACGAGGGCGACGATCTGGTGCTGGTGGCAACTGGTGAGACTGTTTATCCCGCGCTTCAGGCAGCCCGCCAGCTAGAAAGTGCACACGGCATTCACGCGACGGTCGTGAGTATGCACACGATTAAACCGCTGGACTACGATCTACTGGCGACTGTAGCGACTAAAGGTTGCCCTATTCTGACGGTTGAGGAACATAGTGTGTTTGGCGGATTGGGTGAAGCCTGTGCCTCATTTCTGATACAGAACGGGTTTCGTAACAAGTTCAAAATCATGGCTATCCCCGATGAATATACCGTTACCGGCTCGCAGGTAGAAATTTTTAATCACTATGGTCTGTCGGAAGATGGCATTGCCGAAGAAGCGCTGAAGTTGCTACAATAG